A stretch of the Saccharolobus caldissimus genome encodes the following:
- a CDS encoding glycosyltransferase, which translates to MLDILIVTLSGLVSSWTIYNSILAILGVSWKPMEEKDHSGKTFSLIIPAKNEEKVLPRLLDRLVNLEYDRSKYEILVIEDGSTDHTFDICKEYEAKYNIVKCYSLPKANVPNGKSRALNFALRLSKGDIIGVFDADTVPRLDILEYVEPKFKDNQTAAVQGRLIPINVRESIISRLAAIEELMYEYSISGRAKLGLFVPIEGTCTFIRKDLIEEVGGWNEYSLTEDLDLSLKLTDKGYKIIYSPAVISWREVPVSLRVLIRQRLRWYRGHLEVSIGKISKINWKIIDGTLIVLTPFFMVLNVINYSLVLVYSSSLYLVALGFVSIASLLSLILIILIARRHMIEYFYMIPSFIYMNFIVALNFIAIFLELIRAPRIWIKTERSGKVTGEVIA; encoded by the coding sequence ATGTTAGATATTCTAATAGTTACGCTGAGCGGATTAGTATCTTCTTGGACAATATATAATTCAATACTCGCAATATTAGGAGTCTCGTGGAAGCCTATGGAAGAAAAAGATCATAGTGGTAAAACATTTAGCTTAATTATACCTGCCAAAAATGAGGAAAAAGTCCTTCCACGGTTGCTGGATAGATTAGTCAACTTAGAATATGATAGATCAAAATATGAGATTCTTGTGATAGAAGATGGATCTACTGATCACACATTTGATATATGTAAGGAATACGAGGCAAAGTATAATATCGTTAAATGTTATAGTTTACCTAAAGCTAATGTCCCTAACGGTAAAAGTAGAGCGTTAAACTTCGCGTTAAGACTATCTAAAGGAGATATAATAGGAGTATTTGACGCAGATACTGTACCCAGATTAGACATATTAGAATACGTTGAGCCTAAATTTAAGGATAATCAAACAGCCGCCGTCCAAGGTAGACTAATTCCAATAAACGTAAGAGAGAGTATAATAAGTAGGCTAGCTGCCATAGAGGAGTTAATGTACGAATACTCAATATCTGGAAGAGCTAAGTTAGGACTCTTCGTACCTATAGAAGGAACGTGCACGTTCATAAGAAAGGATTTAATTGAGGAAGTTGGAGGATGGAACGAATATTCTCTCACTGAAGATTTGGATCTAAGTCTTAAATTGACTGATAAGGGATATAAGATAATCTATTCACCAGCTGTAATAAGTTGGAGAGAAGTTCCAGTTAGTTTAAGAGTCTTAATAAGACAGAGACTTAGATGGTATAGGGGTCACCTAGAAGTTTCTATAGGTAAAATAAGTAAAATAAATTGGAAAATAATAGACGGTACTTTAATAGTTTTAACCCCCTTCTTTATGGTGCTTAATGTAATTAACTACTCTTTGGTTCTAGTCTATTCTTCATCATTATATCTAGTAGCATTGGGTTTTGTTTCTATTGCGTCTTTACTTTCCTTAATACTTATAATCTTAATTGCAAGAAGACATATGATTGAATATTTTTACATGATACCGTCGTTCATCTACATGAATTTCATTGTAGCATTAAATTTTATTGCGATATTTCTAGAATTGATAAGAGCTCCAAGAATATGGATAAAGACTGAAAGAAGCGGAAAAGTCACGGGGGAGGTAATAGCGTGA
- a CDS encoding ornithine cyclodeaminase family protein, which yields MTLLIKEKDVVNLLDYKEIYDSIVNAFLLFENKLVLNLERSRISFGGATLTFQAAAMENYIGYKTFIAGNLLTFIYDTSGNLLSIIESDRLSQVRTAVVPIIASDYIYGNYSSMGVIGLGKYGLAIIEVLSELKKGIRIYAYTPSEERRKRAISILSEEGISVEVKDSIKKVCEESEVITTITKAKDPFLKLEYVNYKRKHINAMGSNIPEKIEIYPEVIKASSLVVVEDMEQTLKESGELVIAKKMGMLDQNKIVTLSSVISRKISIPKDGITIFKSVGIGLEDLAVGKLIYEKALRKGLGTEIEVRGIWYRELGKK from the coding sequence TTGACGTTACTAATAAAAGAGAAGGACGTAGTAAATTTATTGGATTATAAAGAAATATATGATTCAATAGTAAATGCATTCTTACTTTTCGAGAATAAGTTAGTATTAAATTTAGAAAGAAGTAGGATTTCATTTGGAGGTGCTACATTAACTTTTCAAGCAGCAGCAATGGAGAATTACATCGGATATAAGACATTTATAGCTGGAAACTTACTAACTTTCATATATGATACTTCTGGAAACCTATTAAGTATAATTGAGTCAGATAGACTATCTCAAGTAAGAACTGCAGTTGTACCTATCATAGCTTCTGACTATATTTATGGAAATTACTCATCAATGGGAGTTATAGGTTTAGGGAAATATGGCTTGGCAATAATTGAAGTTTTAAGTGAATTAAAAAAGGGAATTAGAATATACGCCTATACTCCATCAGAGGAAAGAAGAAAAAGGGCAATATCCATTTTAAGTGAGGAGGGAATTAGTGTAGAAGTTAAAGATTCTATTAAAAAAGTATGTGAAGAAAGTGAAGTTATAACTACGATAACTAAGGCTAAGGATCCTTTCTTAAAACTGGAATATGTTAATTACAAGAGGAAACATATTAACGCTATGGGCTCTAACATACCGGAAAAAATTGAGATATATCCAGAGGTAATAAAGGCTTCAAGCTTAGTCGTAGTAGAGGACATGGAACAAACTCTAAAAGAATCTGGAGAGTTAGTAATAGCTAAAAAAATGGGAATGTTAGATCAGAATAAAATAGTTACATTATCCTCTGTAATCTCTAGAAAGATTAGCATTCCGAAGGATGGAATAACAATATTTAAGTCGGTAGGAATAGGACTTGAGGACTTAGCTGTAGGAAAGTTAATTTATGAAAAAGCTTTAAGGAAAGGTCTTGGTACTGAAATAGAGGTTAGGGGAATTTGGTATCGAGAATTGGGAAAGAAATAG
- the rbsK gene encoding ribokinase codes for MITVVGSYNVDIILKVNKIPEIGETVIADEVYINHGGKGSNQAVSAARLGSNVRLIAAVGSDTYGYNAISFWKSEKIDTSYVTTKNVSTGTAYIFVDKNGRNIIVVNRGANYYLSEEDLDKGLSGDILLTQLEIREEVVKKALREFNGIKILNPAPAILKDTDILSFADIITPNEIEFKELVSTDDIEYGLHMLLKKVKKAVIITLGDRGALLATKSGKRVLIPAPKVNVIDETGAGDVFNAALAVYLERGYNIESAVEYANKIAALSVTKMGALGPKLEEVNKFLEELEKEEN; via the coding sequence TTGATTACAGTAGTTGGCAGTTATAATGTAGATATAATACTGAAAGTCAATAAAATCCCAGAGATAGGAGAAACTGTAATAGCTGATGAAGTATATATTAACCATGGAGGAAAGGGATCGAATCAAGCAGTATCAGCGGCAAGGCTAGGGAGTAACGTAAGGTTAATTGCCGCAGTAGGGAGTGATACTTACGGTTATAATGCAATAAGTTTTTGGAAAAGTGAGAAAATCGATACTTCTTATGTAACAACTAAAAATGTTAGCACAGGGACCGCATATATTTTTGTGGATAAGAACGGAAGGAATATTATAGTAGTGAATAGAGGAGCAAATTACTATTTATCTGAAGAGGATCTAGATAAAGGATTAAGTGGCGATATATTGCTAACTCAATTAGAAATAAGAGAGGAAGTTGTTAAAAAGGCTTTAAGAGAATTTAATGGAATAAAAATCCTAAATCCTGCACCTGCAATTCTTAAAGATACTGATATTTTGTCTTTTGCCGATATTATTACTCCTAATGAAATAGAATTTAAAGAATTAGTAAGCACAGATGATATAGAGTATGGTCTTCATATGTTACTTAAGAAAGTAAAAAAAGCTGTCATAATAACATTAGGAGATAGAGGAGCATTATTAGCAACTAAAAGCGGTAAAAGAGTGTTAATTCCAGCGCCAAAAGTTAACGTTATAGATGAAACTGGAGCTGGAGACGTATTTAATGCAGCTTTAGCAGTATATTTAGAGAGAGGATATAATATAGAGAGCGCCGTAGAGTATGCTAATAAGATAGCAGCACTTTCTGTAACAAAA
- the cas4 gene encoding CRISPR-associated protein Cas4 has product MITEFLLRKRLEDYLSHTKDQNTLYVTDLVRCPRKVKYESEYKELAINQIYEPFTLLGDLVHMGLEGLLKDRFNAEIEVEKEKEVQALGKPYKIKGKADAIITDKGEKIVIEIKSSRSDRGIPHLHHKLQLQIYLWLFEVKRGILVYITPDRITEYEINEAMDDSTIIRLVEDTITLRSSPRFEWECKYCIFSVLCPFKKT; this is encoded by the coding sequence GTGATAACTGAATTTCTATTGAGGAAAAGATTAGAGGACTATCTTTCTCATACTAAGGACCAAAATACCTTGTATGTTACTGACTTAGTTAGGTGTCCTAGAAAAGTAAAATATGAGAGTGAATACAAAGAACTAGCTATTAATCAAATATATGAACCTTTTACCTTATTAGGCGATTTAGTACACATGGGCTTAGAGGGATTACTAAAAGATCGTTTCAATGCCGAAATAGAAGTTGAAAAAGAAAAAGAAGTACAAGCACTAGGAAAACCGTATAAAATTAAAGGAAAGGCAGATGCAATAATAACCGATAAAGGAGAAAAGATCGTAATAGAAATTAAATCTTCTAGAAGTGATAGAGGAATACCACACCTTCATCACAAATTACAACTCCAGATTTACTTATGGTTATTTGAAGTCAAAAGAGGAATATTAGTATACATAACACCAGATAGGATAACCGAGTACGAGATAAATGAGGCAATGGACGACTCAACTATTATAAGACTAGTTGAGGATACGATAACATTAAGAAGTTCCCCCAGATTTGAATGGGAATGTAAATATTGCATATTTTCAGTATTATGTCCGTTTAAGAAAACTTAA
- a CDS encoding PLP-dependent aminotransferase family protein: protein MVSRIGKEIEISPVELGSQIAKKVRINLASGTPDPKKMPIKEIKEAYGEVIDELGPKVLFYPGAGGQEELIKEIENKVIPLLGVNKRKSEKIVVTSGAQHAIELLGKYFLENDTIAVENPTFIETFNALKLRSSTTIPIPLESTGIKVEELENLLKIVKITLLYVIPNCHNPAGVNMSECKRKKLVELAEKYDFYIIEDDPYKPIAGEVPQPIKNFDENGRVIYVSSFSKILAPGLRLGFIIAREDIAEKISLMEQLDFSTSTINQYVVAKLIKKGIIHNRAEELYNYYRNKMKILIDSLNDKGLTSFNEPKCGFFLLLDLHKDSWEVFHKAVEKGLSFVPAKPFFLRGGETMARLSISVASEEEIIEGVRILHESMK, encoded by the coding sequence TTGGTATCGAGAATTGGGAAAGAAATAGAAATTTCACCAGTAGAACTAGGATCACAAATAGCTAAAAAAGTTAGGATAAATTTAGCTAGCGGAACTCCAGACCCTAAAAAAATGCCCATAAAGGAAATTAAGGAGGCATATGGAGAGGTAATAGATGAATTAGGTCCTAAAGTATTATTTTATCCTGGAGCTGGCGGACAGGAAGAGTTAATTAAGGAAATAGAAAATAAGGTAATACCATTATTAGGCGTAAATAAGAGAAAATCTGAAAAAATAGTTGTAACAAGTGGTGCTCAACATGCTATAGAATTATTAGGCAAATATTTTTTAGAAAATGATACGATAGCTGTAGAGAATCCTACATTTATAGAAACTTTTAATGCATTAAAACTAAGAAGTTCTACGACAATCCCAATTCCACTAGAGTCTACCGGAATTAAAGTAGAAGAGTTAGAAAATTTACTAAAAATAGTAAAAATAACTTTGCTCTATGTAATACCCAATTGCCATAATCCTGCTGGAGTTAATATGAGTGAATGTAAAAGGAAAAAATTAGTAGAACTTGCTGAAAAATATGACTTCTACATTATAGAGGATGATCCGTATAAACCTATTGCAGGAGAAGTTCCTCAACCAATAAAGAACTTTGATGAAAATGGAAGAGTCATATATGTAAGTAGTTTCAGTAAAATATTAGCTCCAGGATTAAGATTAGGCTTTATTATAGCAAGGGAAGATATAGCAGAAAAAATAAGCTTAATGGAGCAGCTAGACTTTTCAACATCCACTATAAATCAGTATGTTGTAGCTAAATTGATAAAAAAAGGAATAATCCATAATAGAGCAGAAGAATTATATAATTACTATAGAAACAAAATGAAAATATTAATAGACTCGCTTAATGATAAAGGATTAACTAGTTTTAATGAGCCTAAGTGCGGTTTCTTCTTACTCCTTGACCTGCATAAAGACAGTTGGGAAGTATTCCATAAAGCAGTTGAGAAAGGACTAAGTTTCGTTCCGGCAAAACCTTTCTTCTTGAGAGGTGGAGAAACAATGGCTAGGTTAAGTATCTCTGTGGCAAGTGAAGAAGAAATAATTGAGGGAGTAAGGATACTACATGAAAGTATGAAGTAA
- a CDS encoding AAA-associated domain-containing protein — MEIVDPHARVADLVGLLYTLDTTFNGKTDLYMLEKEMEVDLDDLMPIVYTANSLGFITVGEGDIIITDKGIEFLKSNLKKRKEIIRDSIKRVEPFKTALQLKEFTIYELKDVLERKGVQIYNSPEGLYDLQITLVEWGVYSGLLKKEGDKFMVIEH; from the coding sequence GTGGAAATTGTAGATCCTCATGCAAGAGTTGCAGACCTCGTAGGTCTTCTATATACTTTAGACACTACATTTAATGGGAAAACTGATCTATATATGTTAGAAAAAGAAATGGAAGTTGACTTAGATGATTTAATGCCTATAGTATATACTGCTAATTCATTAGGATTTATCACCGTAGGAGAAGGTGATATCATAATCACAGATAAGGGAATAGAATTTCTAAAATCCAATTTAAAAAAGAGAAAAGAGATTATTAGAGATTCAATAAAACGAGTTGAACCTTTTAAGACAGCGCTACAGTTAAAAGAGTTTACAATTTACGAGTTAAAAGATGTTTTAGAGAGAAAAGGAGTACAAATATATAATAGCCCAGAGGGTCTTTACGACTTACAGATAACTTTAGTTGAATGGGGAGTTTATTCAGGTTTATTAAAAAAAGAAGGAGACAAATTTATGGTAATTGAACATTAG
- a CDS encoding MBL fold metallo-hydrolase: MNITPLAFESLGVRSQATLVETKDVKILIDPAVSLAPRRYGLPPHQKEVDRLTELAKVIINAAKDADIIIISHYHYDHHDPGYVIPSDIYENKVVFIKDPQNMINNSQKYRRAPKFLRSIKGKPKQLEIADGRSFKFNSTLISFSPAVPHGADERLGYVVQVAIKDGDSTVLFTSDIEGAPKDIHLNFTKEVMPNIIIIDGPLSYLLGRALKEEDLDRSIKNMEQIVKNGLDTVIIDHHVLRDINYSQVLKPVYEVGKDLGVRITTAAEYLNIEPIILEARRRELFKEENKPARIPKGLAKLLKSGEN, from the coding sequence ATGAATATCACACCATTAGCTTTCGAGAGTTTGGGTGTGAGATCTCAAGCAACATTAGTGGAAACTAAAGATGTGAAGATACTAATCGACCCTGCAGTATCATTAGCTCCTAGAAGATATGGCTTACCTCCTCATCAAAAGGAAGTTGATAGGTTAACTGAACTAGCTAAAGTGATAATAAATGCAGCTAAAGATGCGGATATTATTATAATATCTCATTATCACTACGATCATCATGATCCAGGTTACGTAATACCTAGTGATATTTATGAAAATAAGGTAGTATTCATTAAGGACCCTCAAAATATGATAAATAATAGCCAAAAATACAGAAGAGCACCTAAGTTTTTAAGATCAATAAAGGGCAAGCCAAAGCAATTAGAAATAGCAGATGGAAGGAGTTTTAAATTTAATAGTACTTTAATTTCCTTTTCTCCCGCAGTCCCACATGGTGCCGATGAGAGATTAGGTTACGTAGTTCAAGTAGCAATCAAAGACGGGGATTCTACAGTATTATTTACGTCGGATATAGAAGGTGCTCCGAAAGATATTCATCTTAATTTTACTAAGGAAGTTATGCCTAATATAATAATTATTGATGGTCCTTTAAGCTATCTTTTGGGTAGGGCTTTAAAAGAAGAGGATTTAGATAGGTCAATTAAGAATATGGAACAAATAGTTAAGAATGGTCTCGATACTGTAATTATAGATCATCATGTTCTAAGGGATATTAATTATTCTCAAGTCCTAAAACCAGTTTATGAGGTAGGTAAAGATCTTGGAGTAAGAATTACTACTGCTGCTGAATATTTAAATATTGAGCCAATTATTTTAGAAGCAAGAAGGAGAGAGTTATTTAAAGAAGAAAATAAGCCTGCCAGAATACCAAAGGGATTAGCTAAGTTATTAAAAAGTGGTGAAAATTAA
- the thiD gene encoding bifunctional hydroxymethylpyrimidine kinase/phosphomethylpyrimidine kinase: MRKRPVVLTIAGSDSGGGAGLQADLKTFTALGVFGTTVITGLTAQNTKSVLKIHEVPLDFIEAQFDAICTDLNPKYAKTGMLASKKIIELVIKKVKEYNLGLVLDPVMVAKSGSLLVTEDISETMRKAMKEALITTPNRYEAEILANKKITTQDDVKRIAKELYNMYGNVVVKGFDGIDYGVIDGEEMELKGENISTKNTHGSGDVFSAAITAYLALGYGLKESVINAKKFVTFSIKYGLDLGEGHGPVDPYSYPESIIQREKGREELEELLNYLESNLDLTLKLLTDSFKSNVVYLTDYGDTLSLAGGFIKYLNKIKIDGPILNNINNDITNLIRKTSGRVGILLPLTEKILEAGERGKIKLTKSGLDGDALIYSNMVLIVARDKDELIRKLNEVARD, encoded by the coding sequence ATGCGTAAAAGGCCAGTTGTACTTACGATTGCAGGAAGTGATAGTGGTGGAGGAGCTGGATTACAAGCAGACTTAAAAACCTTTACTGCCTTAGGTGTTTTTGGGACTACTGTAATAACTGGATTAACTGCACAAAATACGAAATCCGTGTTAAAAATTCATGAAGTCCCATTAGATTTTATAGAAGCTCAATTCGATGCAATCTGCACTGATTTAAATCCTAAATATGCTAAAACGGGGATGTTAGCTTCTAAAAAAATTATAGAATTAGTTATCAAAAAAGTTAAAGAATATAATTTAGGTTTAGTCTTAGATCCAGTAATGGTAGCTAAATCTGGATCGTTATTAGTTACTGAGGACATTTCTGAGACCATGAGAAAAGCTATGAAAGAGGCATTAATTACAACACCTAATAGATATGAAGCTGAGATATTAGCAAATAAAAAAATTACTACCCAGGATGACGTTAAGAGAATTGCTAAAGAACTATATAATATGTATGGAAACGTTGTAGTTAAAGGATTTGATGGTATAGATTATGGTGTAATTGACGGAGAAGAAATGGAACTAAAAGGAGAGAATATTTCAACTAAGAATACTCATGGAAGTGGAGACGTTTTTTCGGCTGCTATCACAGCTTATTTAGCATTAGGATATGGATTAAAGGAATCTGTAATTAACGCAAAGAAATTCGTTACATTTTCTATCAAATATGGTTTAGATTTAGGTGAAGGGCACGGACCAGTAGATCCTTATTCTTATCCAGAGTCAATAATACAAAGAGAGAAAGGAAGAGAGGAATTAGAAGAACTCTTAAATTACTTAGAGTCAAACCTAGATTTGACTTTGAAGTTATTAACTGATAGCTTTAAGTCAAATGTAGTGTATCTCACAGATTATGGAGATACGCTAAGCTTAGCAGGAGGATTTATAAAATATTTAAATAAAATCAAAATAGATGGACCTATATTAAATAATATAAATAACGATATTACTAATCTAATCAGAAAAACAAGCGGAAGAGTTGGAATATTACTACCATTAACTGAAAAAATACTAGAGGCAGGAGAAAGAGGAAAAATAAAACTCACTAAAAGTGGATTAGATGGAGATGCACTAATATATTCTAACATGGTTTTAATTGTAGCTAGAGATAAAGACGAGCTTATAAGAAAACTAAATGAGGTAGCTAGAGATTGA
- a CDS encoding VIT1/CCC1 transporter family protein — protein sequence MEQEKGEELTHYINEADTFRTKVFGIQDGLIGVGSIILGAAGFSHDALAVTIAGLIATIGQAFSMGIGEYISTRVRMQVIENEIKKEKYQIENFPEKEKEELINFYVKKGFNRDEAEKIAGFLIKKENVVLEEMLMHELKVFPEEFEKPIKLGFIMALYLIIGGIIPMVPFIISYNFPKIFYFNYALVAAIILVILTLGIFGYLGTKYTGLPKYRGALEQIGTGMIALIGSYIAGIILAHFIPTTFLP from the coding sequence ATGGAACAAGAAAAAGGTGAGGAATTAACTCACTATATTAATGAGGCAGATACGTTTAGGACTAAAGTTTTCGGAATTCAGGATGGACTAATAGGTGTGGGATCGATAATTCTCGGTGCTGCAGGATTTTCACATGATGCACTTGCAGTTACAATAGCTGGGTTAATAGCTACAATAGGACAAGCATTTTCTATGGGAATTGGTGAATATATAAGCACTAGAGTAAGGATGCAAGTAATAGAAAATGAAATTAAAAAAGAGAAGTATCAAATAGAGAATTTCCCAGAAAAAGAAAAGGAGGAATTAATTAATTTTTACGTAAAGAAGGGGTTTAATAGAGATGAAGCTGAAAAAATAGCAGGATTCCTTATTAAAAAGGAGAACGTTGTCCTAGAGGAAATGCTTATGCATGAACTTAAAGTATTCCCAGAGGAGTTCGAAAAGCCAATCAAATTAGGTTTCATAATGGCATTATACCTTATCATAGGTGGTATAATACCTATGGTACCGTTCATAATAAGCTATAACTTTCCAAAAATATTTTATTTCAATTACGCCTTGGTTGCTGCGATAATCTTGGTAATTCTCACTTTAGGGATCTTTGGGTATTTAGGTACTAAATATACGGGTTTACCAAAATATCGGGGAGCGTTAGAGCAAATAGGAACTGGGATGATTGCTTTAATAGGAAGTTACATTGCAGGAATTATATTAGCACATTTCATTCCCACAACTTTTTTACCTTAA